A window of Spiroplasma syrphidicola EA-1 contains these coding sequences:
- a CDS encoding ABC transporter permease, whose product MGAIEQLFANASVLFAVLLIAAMAGLYSERAGIVNIAIDGMMIIGALTYALLGKMLSQYGNGMQLIALLGAGLVGGLFALLHGFATITLKSQQIISGVAINLLATGLGLFFVSIPSLAVGNMIKTGFTIIGIDNAKIINIFVIIAVILAIFTFVFFYFTKAGTRFAACGENPHAIDAAGISVVKIRYTAVIISGVLASIAGAMFTHFLSNQFRGDVQGQGYIALAIMIFGQWRIQYITLGAVLFSFLIALASSLWRFAGWNIADPSNQLLKILPFVFALVTMVAFSKYSKVPKASGIPFDKGAR is encoded by the coding sequence ATGGGAGCAATTGAACAATTATTTGCTAATGCCTCAGTTCTCTTCGCCGTTTTATTAATTGCGGCAATGGCGGGATTATATTCAGAGCGTGCCGGAATCGTTAATATTGCGATTGATGGAATGATGATTATTGGGGCTTTAACATATGCTTTATTAGGAAAAATGCTATCACAGTATGGTAATGGCATGCAATTAATTGCGCTACTAGGAGCCGGATTAGTTGGGGGATTATTTGCTCTCTTGCATGGTTTTGCCACAATCACCTTAAAATCACAACAAATTATTTCGGGGGTGGCAATTAACTTATTAGCAACAGGCTTAGGATTATTCTTTGTTTCGATTCCTTCCCTAGCGGTTGGAAACATGATTAAAACAGGGTTTACAATTATTGGAATAGATAATGCGAAAATTATTAACATCTTTGTTATTATTGCCGTTATCTTAGCGATTTTCACCTTTGTTTTCTTCTACTTTACAAAAGCAGGAACACGCTTTGCCGCTTGTGGGGAAAATCCACATGCAATTGATGCTGCTGGAATTAGCGTTGTTAAAATTCGTTATACAGCTGTAATTATTTCTGGAGTCTTAGCAAGTATTGCCGGGGCGATGTTTACCCACTTTTTATCAAATCAATTTCGAGGAGATGTCCAAGGACAAGGTTATATTGCCTTAGCAATTATGATTTTTGGGCAATGACGGATTCAATATATTACCTTAGGAGCAGTATTGTTTAGCTTCCTAATCGCCTTAGCAAGTAGTTTATGACGTTTTGCTGGGTGAAATATTGCTGATCCTTCAAACCAATTACTAAAAATCTTGCCATTTGTCTTTGCATTAGTGACAATGGTTGCTTTTTCCAAATATTCAAAAGTGCCAAAAGCATCCGGAATTCCGTTTGACAAAGGCGCGCGGTAA
- the rpoC gene encoding DNA-directed RNA polymerase subunit beta' — MTNSNDKNSRMIKIGLANPDDIRSWSYGEVKKPETINYKTLKPEKDGLFDEKIFGPTKNFECSCGKYKKSKNKGKICERCGVEITEAIVRRERMGHIELEEPVSHIWMLKAAPSRISLILDMKTKELEEVVYFVSYIVLDSGNAKALKQKMVLDLGNAKTSAATRQRLTKTLREILETLKPGTIAYEIGETMIEDLKNTSLPFSMDECTQFISRHTDARFGIGAEAIETLLKNLDIDSEIEKIKSDLKGKKTQLDQNKLMKRLEVLDSLKKSGSRPEWMILRAVPVIPPDIRPIIQLDGGRFTTSEINDLYRRIIIRNERLKKVKSMGAPSVIVNNEKRMLQEAVDALLDNERKARPVTGKDKRPLKSLTSILKGKQGRFRQNLLGKRVDYSGRSVIAIGPDLKMYQCGLPRDMAITLFKPFVISRLVKEGYAANIKVAEKLILNQDDKVWEVLEEVIKTRPVLLNRAPTLHRLGIQAFEPKLVKGKAIRLHPLVTTAFNADFDGDQMAVHVPITDEAVAEARSLMLGSRNILGPKDGKPIVTPTQDMVLGNYYLTYEEKDQVGQGTIFKDINEAIIAYETGAVALHALVAIPVSAFVNKGFKDSDMSKYIVTTPGKIIFNQIFKEEFPYLNEPNVENLLALPKRCLINDDVDLNEYLTTWEVNLPFKKKDLSNIIDRYFKLYGANKTAEMLDNMKNLGFKYSGKSGVTVSAADVKVYDKKQEEFKKADLKVKEINDYFKLGMLTAREKQHRIITVWSKVKDQIQSELEHILREDPKNPIFMMADSGARGNVSNFTQLVGMRGLMNNPKGDIIELPIKSSFREGLTVSEFFISTHGARKGMADVALKTADSGYLTRRLVDVSQEIIITVKDCHTKRGFVVSDIIEQKHSNIIVPLHDRLVGRYNLKDIKLKGDVVIPANTLLTEEDASVIVKSGIKEVVIRSVLSCEADKGICQRCYGKNLATGEKVAIGEAVGTIAAQSIGEPGTQLTMRTFHTGGVAGGADITQGLPRIKELLDVTTPKGSISVISEIDGTISEIKDEGGIHIIYVKSENDERKYKTQFNAVLRVKVGEDVVRGQKLTEGSINIKELLEVAKIEDVHNYILKEVQKVYRLQGIEISDKYIEIIIKQMLNKVKIIDAGDTELLPGEIVTIKRYRKETINAVRAMKKPPTAKHVIFGIKKAPLESESFLASASFQDTTRVLVKAIIKGKVDRLEGLKENIMLGHLIPAGTGLKDPKDIIYAGIQAKAEEY; from the coding sequence ATGACAAATTCTAATGATAAAAATAGTCGCATGATTAAAATTGGTTTAGCTAATCCTGATGACATTCGTAGCTGATCATATGGGGAAGTTAAAAAACCAGAAACAATTAACTATAAAACTTTAAAACCAGAAAAAGATGGTTTATTTGATGAAAAAATCTTTGGTCCAACAAAGAACTTTGAATGTTCTTGTGGGAAATATAAAAAATCAAAAAACAAAGGAAAAATTTGTGAACGTTGTGGGGTTGAAATTACTGAAGCAATTGTTCGTCGTGAAAGAATGGGACACATTGAGTTAGAAGAACCAGTGTCACATATTTGAATGTTAAAAGCAGCACCAAGTCGTATTTCATTGATTTTAGATATGAAAACAAAAGAACTAGAAGAAGTAGTTTATTTCGTTTCCTATATTGTCTTAGATTCAGGAAATGCAAAAGCGTTAAAACAAAAAATGGTTTTAGACTTAGGGAATGCTAAAACATCAGCGGCAACACGCCAAAGATTAACAAAAACATTACGTGAAATTTTAGAAACGTTAAAACCAGGAACAATTGCTTATGAAATTGGAGAAACAATGATTGAGGATTTAAAAAATACTTCTTTACCTTTCTCAATGGATGAATGTACTCAATTTATTAGCCGTCATACTGATGCTCGTTTTGGGATTGGAGCGGAAGCAATTGAAACACTATTAAAAAACTTAGATATTGATAGTGAAATTGAAAAAATTAAAAGTGATTTAAAAGGAAAGAAAACACAATTAGATCAAAATAAATTAATGAAACGTTTAGAAGTATTAGATTCATTAAAAAAATCAGGATCACGTCCTGAATGAATGATCTTACGAGCTGTGCCGGTAATTCCTCCTGACATTCGTCCAATTATTCAATTGGATGGGGGACGTTTTACAACCTCAGAAATTAATGACTTGTATCGTCGAATCATTATTCGTAATGAACGGCTAAAAAAAGTTAAATCAATGGGTGCACCAAGTGTAATTGTTAACAACGAAAAAAGGATGTTACAAGAAGCAGTTGATGCCTTATTAGATAATGAACGTAAAGCACGTCCTGTAACCGGAAAAGACAAACGGCCATTAAAATCATTAACAAGTATTTTAAAAGGAAAACAAGGTCGTTTCCGTCAAAACTTATTAGGAAAAAGGGTTGACTACTCAGGACGTTCAGTTATTGCGATTGGACCAGACTTAAAAATGTACCAATGTGGGTTACCACGTGATATGGCAATTACGTTATTTAAACCATTTGTTATCTCACGCTTAGTAAAAGAAGGTTATGCTGCTAATATTAAAGTGGCCGAAAAACTAATCTTAAATCAAGATGATAAAGTATGAGAAGTACTAGAAGAAGTAATTAAAACTCGTCCAGTCTTATTGAACCGGGCACCAACATTACACCGTTTAGGAATTCAAGCTTTTGAACCAAAACTAGTTAAAGGGAAAGCAATTCGTTTACACCCCTTAGTTACAACGGCTTTTAATGCCGACTTTGACGGGGACCAAATGGCGGTTCACGTTCCAATTACTGATGAAGCTGTTGCAGAAGCACGTAGCTTAATGTTAGGAAGCCGTAATATTTTAGGACCAAAAGATGGTAAACCGATTGTAACCCCAACCCAAGATATGGTGTTAGGAAACTACTACTTAACTTATGAAGAAAAAGACCAAGTAGGACAAGGAACAATCTTCAAAGATATTAATGAAGCAATTATCGCCTATGAAACAGGGGCTGTGGCATTACATGCCTTAGTTGCAATTCCAGTTAGTGCCTTTGTTAATAAAGGGTTCAAAGATAGTGACATGAGTAAATACATTGTGACAACACCAGGGAAAATTATCTTTAACCAAATCTTTAAAGAAGAATTCCCATACTTAAATGAACCAAATGTGGAAAACTTATTGGCCTTGCCAAAACGTTGTTTAATTAATGATGATGTTGATTTAAATGAATATTTAACAACATGAGAAGTTAATTTACCATTCAAGAAAAAAGACTTATCAAATATTATTGATCGTTACTTTAAATTGTATGGGGCTAATAAAACAGCGGAAATGCTAGATAACATGAAAAACCTTGGGTTTAAATACTCTGGTAAATCAGGGGTAACAGTTTCAGCCGCTGACGTTAAAGTTTATGATAAAAAACAAGAAGAGTTTAAAAAAGCTGATTTAAAAGTAAAGGAAATTAATGATTACTTTAAATTAGGAATGTTAACTGCTCGGGAAAAACAACACCGGATTATTACTGTTTGATCAAAAGTAAAAGACCAAATTCAGTCAGAGTTAGAACATATCTTACGCGAAGATCCAAAAAATCCAATCTTTATGATGGCCGATTCTGGAGCCCGTGGGAACGTTTCAAACTTTACGCAGTTAGTCGGGATGCGGGGATTAATGAATAACCCAAAAGGGGATATTATTGAATTACCAATTAAATCATCATTCCGTGAGGGATTAACCGTATCAGAGTTCTTTATTTCAACCCATGGGGCGAGAAAAGGGATGGCCGATGTGGCCCTAAAAACTGCCGATTCAGGGTACTTAACTCGTCGTTTAGTTGACGTTTCACAAGAAATTATTATTACTGTGAAAGATTGTCATACCAAACGTGGGTTCGTTGTTTCAGATATTATTGAACAAAAACACAGTAACATTATTGTGCCATTACATGACCGATTAGTGGGAAGATATAATTTAAAAGATATCAAACTAAAAGGTGATGTTGTCATTCCAGCTAATACTTTATTAACAGAAGAAGATGCTAGTGTTATTGTCAAAAGTGGAATTAAAGAAGTTGTCATTCGTTCTGTTTTAAGTTGTGAAGCGGATAAAGGAATTTGTCAACGATGCTATGGTAAAAACTTAGCAACGGGAGAAAAAGTTGCAATTGGGGAAGCAGTTGGAACAATTGCGGCCCAATCAATTGGGGAACCCGGAACACAGCTAACAATGCGTACTTTCCATACCGGTGGGGTTGCTGGGGGAGCTGATATTACGCAAGGGTTACCACGGATTAAAGAATTACTTGACGTTACAACACCAAAAGGATCAATCTCAGTTATTTCAGAAATTGATGGAACAATTAGTGAAATCAAAGATGAAGGAGGAATCCACATTATTTACGTTAAATCAGAAAATGATGAGCGAAAATATAAAACACAATTTAATGCTGTCCTAAGAGTTAAAGTTGGCGAGGATGTTGTGCGGGGACAAAAATTAACGGAAGGTTCAATTAATATTAAAGAATTATTAGAAGTGGCAAAAATTGAAGATGTTCATAATTACATTTTAAAAGAAGTTCAAAAAGTTTACCGTTTACAAGGGATTGAAATTTCAGATAAATATATTGAAATTATCATTAAACAAATGTTGAACAAAGTTAAAATTATTGATGCTGGGGATACTGAGTTATTACCAGGAGAAATTGTGACAATCAAACGCTACCGTAAAGAAACAATCAATGCTGTACGGGCAATGAAAAAACCACCAACTGCAAAACATGTCATCTTTGGGATTAAAAAAGCCCCATTAGAGTCAGAATCATTCTTAGCATCAGCTTCATTCCAAGATACAACAAGAGTTTTAGTAAAAGCGATTATCAAAGGAAAAGTTGACCGTTTAGAAGGATTAAAAGAAAATATTATGTTAGGACACTTAATTCCAGCGGGAACAGGATTGAAAGATCCAAAAGATATTATCTATGCTGGAATTCAAGCGAAAGCAGAAGAATATTAA
- the rpoB gene encoding DNA-directed RNA polymerase subunit beta, translating into MALKEKEFGHYAKRIDYTKVSGNLELPNLIEIQTETYDWFKQTGISEVFNEVFPIVGHEGNIILEMLDWEFKQPRRTIPQAKEESKIFEAPIYSNLKLTINSKDIEIETGIVKGEPELIKAWIEERIGHMITILKKSTDVVYYDIHTGEEEATCTVTIKDRQPEKLIVDIMIEKTGEVFFGDFPLMTGKGTFIINGSEKVVVSQLVRSPGAYYKIDLNRKNGENVYYVDLIPSRGTWLEFESDNKKIKTEKEERFKNVFYVKIDKSRKVSVANLFTALGLTKEAVFDIFGDSKLVQNTYELENYTGDIAYDQSIAVQELYKKIRSGETATPDGATKYLFGLLFDKRKYDLTKAGRFKLIQKLSVENRIYNKVLAADIKDTNGKVVFSEGTLMDKENVIKLKGLLRTGACLETITFNDEIICSDKIQKIQIYTDNEARNKITNIIGIDPNATDEYITVPDIVATFSYLLNLTEGIGEVDDIDHLGNRRVRTIGELLQNQFRIGLLRIEKNVKEKMSTSSNLFKMKPSNIINNKPLSAIIGEFFNLSQLSQFMDQTNPLAELTNKRRLTALGPGGLSRERAGLEVRDVHYSHYGRICPIETPEGPNIGLINNLATYAKINSFGFIETPYRKVVNNKVTAQNDYLTADEEKNYVVAQANIRLSDKGEILDDQVIARFQGENIIAPRDEVDYVDVSPKQIVSIATSCIPFLENDDANRALMGANMQRQAIPLISPSSPYVGTGVEYAAARDSGLAIVSQYDGTVDFVDATKIILKTKEGLKTYFLDTFVRSNQGTSLTHVPLVKVGQKVEKNQILADGPSIEKGELALGQNVVVAFTTWNGYNYEDAIIVSERLVSEDVFTSIHIEEYTIERRQTKQGPEEITREIPNISENARKFLDDDGLVIIGTEVKPGDILVGKVTPKGQTQLSPEDKLLQAIFGEKSKNVKDNSLRVPNGGEGIIQAIKRFPREKYELAADVLEVIKVYIVQKRKIQEGDKMAGRHGNKGVISKILPLEDMPHLEDGTPVDIMLNPLGVPSRMNIGQVLEIHLGMAAKKLGQKVATPVFDGMTNDELIEIMNKANMKNFGKEVLVDGRTGEKFDNPVSVGVMYMLKLSHMVDDKLHARNVGPYSLITQQPLGGKAQNGGQRFGEMEVWALEAYGAAHTLREILTIKSDDIKGRTRAYEAIVKDKKIPEPGIPESFNVLTREIQGLGFNIHMIDEEGNAKNINSYDETDYVDEDLLTNTVDELEDEFDIDSFILNPNKNNFDEDDYGNGDIDEEDLLADEQVSDDEFDELEDESN; encoded by the coding sequence ATGGCGCTAAAAGAAAAAGAATTTGGACATTATGCGAAAAGAATTGATTATACAAAAGTAAGTGGGAACCTAGAATTACCAAACCTGATTGAAATTCAAACAGAAACTTATGATTGATTTAAACAAACAGGAATTAGTGAAGTTTTTAATGAAGTATTTCCAATTGTTGGCCATGAGGGTAATATTATTTTAGAAATGTTGGATTGGGAATTTAAACAACCAAGAAGAACAATTCCACAAGCAAAAGAAGAGTCAAAAATATTTGAGGCTCCAATTTATTCAAACTTAAAATTAACAATTAATTCAAAAGATATTGAAATTGAAACTGGTATTGTTAAGGGAGAACCAGAGTTAATTAAAGCTTGAATTGAAGAACGCATTGGACATATGATTACAATTTTAAAAAAATCAACTGATGTTGTTTACTATGATATTCATACCGGTGAAGAAGAGGCAACTTGCACCGTAACAATTAAAGATCGTCAACCAGAAAAATTAATTGTTGACATTATGATTGAAAAGACAGGAGAGGTCTTTTTTGGTGATTTCCCATTAATGACGGGAAAAGGAACCTTTATTATTAATGGTTCAGAAAAAGTTGTTGTTTCACAACTAGTTCGTTCACCAGGAGCATATTATAAAATTGATTTAAACCGTAAAAACGGGGAAAATGTTTACTATGTTGATTTAATTCCATCACGTGGGACATGATTAGAATTTGAATCAGATAACAAAAAAATTAAAACCGAAAAAGAAGAACGTTTTAAAAATGTCTTCTATGTCAAAATTGATAAATCAAGAAAGGTTTCAGTTGCAAACTTATTTACAGCGTTAGGTTTAACAAAAGAAGCAGTTTTTGATATTTTTGGCGACAGTAAATTAGTTCAAAATACTTATGAATTAGAAAACTATACAGGTGATATTGCCTATGATCAAAGTATTGCGGTTCAAGAATTATACAAAAAAATTCGTTCAGGAGAAACAGCAACACCAGATGGGGCAACAAAATACTTGTTTGGCCTATTATTTGATAAACGTAAATATGACTTAACTAAAGCTGGGCGTTTTAAATTAATCCAAAAACTATCAGTCGAAAATCGAATTTATAATAAAGTATTAGCTGCTGATATTAAGGATACTAACGGTAAAGTTGTTTTTAGTGAAGGTACCTTAATGGATAAAGAAAACGTGATTAAATTGAAAGGATTGTTAAGAACAGGAGCATGTTTAGAAACAATTACTTTTAATGATGAAATTATTTGTAGTGATAAAATCCAAAAAATCCAAATTTACACAGATAATGAAGCACGTAATAAAATCACAAATATTATTGGAATTGATCCAAACGCAACGGATGAATATATTACTGTTCCAGATATTGTGGCAACTTTTTCATATTTATTAAACCTAACAGAAGGAATCGGAGAAGTTGATGATATTGACCACTTAGGAAATCGTCGTGTTCGTACAATTGGGGAATTATTACAAAACCAATTCCGAATTGGGTTATTAAGAATTGAAAAAAATGTTAAAGAAAAAATGTCAACATCTTCAAACCTATTCAAGATGAAGCCATCAAATATTATTAATAACAAACCATTATCAGCGATTATTGGAGAGTTTTTCAACTTGTCACAGTTATCACAATTTATGGATCAAACTAACCCATTAGCAGAGTTAACAAACAAACGTCGTTTAACAGCGTTAGGACCAGGGGGATTATCAAGAGAACGCGCGGGATTAGAAGTACGGGATGTCCACTACTCACACTATGGAAGAATTTGTCCAATTGAAACACCAGAAGGACCAAATATTGGGTTAATTAACAACTTAGCAACTTATGCGAAAATTAATTCATTTGGATTTATTGAAACACCATACCGAAAAGTTGTTAATAATAAAGTTACTGCCCAAAATGATTACTTAACTGCCGATGAAGAAAAAAATTATGTTGTAGCGCAAGCTAACATCCGTTTAAGTGATAAAGGGGAAATTTTAGACGATCAAGTAATTGCTCGTTTCCAAGGAGAAAATATTATTGCTCCTCGGGATGAAGTTGACTATGTTGACGTTTCACCAAAACAAATTGTTTCAATCGCGACAAGTTGTATTCCATTCTTAGAAAATGACGATGCCAACCGTGCCTTAATGGGAGCGAACATGCAACGTCAGGCGATTCCATTAATTTCACCAAGTTCACCATATGTTGGAACTGGGGTTGAATATGCTGCCGCTCGTGACTCAGGGTTAGCAATTGTTTCACAATATGATGGAACTGTTGACTTTGTTGATGCGACAAAAATTATTTTAAAAACAAAAGAAGGTCTAAAAACATATTTCTTAGATACTTTTGTGCGTAGTAACCAAGGAACATCATTAACGCATGTCCCATTAGTAAAAGTTGGACAAAAAGTTGAAAAGAACCAAATTTTAGCCGATGGACCATCAATTGAAAAAGGGGAATTGGCTTTAGGACAAAACGTTGTTGTAGCCTTTACAACTTGAAATGGTTATAACTATGAGGATGCGATTATTGTTTCCGAACGATTAGTGTCTGAAGACGTCTTTACGTCAATTCATATTGAAGAATATACAATTGAACGTCGTCAAACAAAACAAGGACCCGAAGAAATTACACGCGAAATTCCAAATATTTCTGAAAATGCTCGTAAATTCTTAGATGATGATGGGTTAGTAATTATCGGAACCGAAGTTAAGCCGGGCGATATTTTAGTTGGAAAAGTAACACCAAAAGGACAAACACAATTATCACCAGAAGATAAATTATTACAAGCTATTTTTGGGGAAAAATCAAAAAATGTTAAAGATAATTCATTACGTGTTCCCAATGGTGGGGAAGGAATTATCCAAGCAATTAAACGTTTCCCTCGTGAAAAATATGAACTAGCAGCTGATGTGTTAGAAGTAATTAAAGTTTATATTGTTCAAAAACGGAAAATCCAAGAAGGAGATAAAATGGCGGGACGTCATGGTAATAAAGGGGTTATCTCAAAAATCTTACCATTAGAAGATATGCCACACTTAGAAGACGGAACACCAGTTGATATTATGTTAAACCCACTAGGGGTTCCTTCACGGATGAATATTGGACAGGTCTTAGAAATTCACTTAGGAATGGCCGCTAAAAAATTAGGCCAAAAAGTTGCGACACCAGTTTTTGATGGAATGACAAATGATGAACTAATTGAAATTATGAATAAAGCCAACATGAAAAACTTCGGGAAAGAAGTGTTAGTTGACGGACGAACAGGGGAAAAATTTGATAATCCTGTTTCAGTTGGAGTTATGTACATGCTGAAATTATCTCACATGGTTGATGATAAACTACATGCTCGTAACGTTGGACCATATTCATTAATTACCCAACAACCATTAGGAGGAAAAGCTCAAAATGGGGGACAAAGATTTGGGGAAATGGAAGTATGAGCGTTAGAAGCTTATGGAGCAGCCCATACTTTACGTGAAATCTTAACAATTAAATCTGATGATATTAAAGGACGAACAAGAGCTTATGAAGCAATTGTTAAAGATAAAAAAATTCCAGAACCAGGAATTCCAGAATCATTTAATGTTTTAACTCGTGAAATTCAAGGATTAGGATTTAATATCCATATGATTGATGAAGAAGGAAATGCTAAAAACATTAATAGTTATGATGAAACCGATTATGTTGATGAAGATTTATTAACAAATACTGTTGATGAGTTGGAAGACGAATTTGATATTGATAGTTTTATCTTAAATCCAAATAAAAATAATTTTGATGAAGATGATTATGGTAATGGTGATATTGACGAAGAAGATTTACTTGCCGATGAACAAGTAAGTGATGATGAGTTTGATGAGCTAGAAGACGAAAGTAATTAG